DNA sequence from the Nesterenkonia lutea genome:
CGGCGATCCTGCAGCACTCCGGGATCGGAGACACCGCGGATCTGGCCGAGGCGGGCATCGATTCGGTGCTGGAGCTTCCCGGAGTGGGGAAGAACCTCCATGATCACGTGCTCGCCAGCGTCATCTACGAGGCGCCGGAAGCGCTGGCCGAGGGCCGGCACAACCTGCTGGAGGCCCAGCTCTTCGCGCACAGTCGACAGACCGAGGAGCAGGCGCCCGACATCCAGCCCCTGTTCATGCATTTTCCCTATCCCACCGACGGCGGTGACGCGCCCGCGGCGGGCTTCACCATCAACGCGGGAATCGTCCGACCGCGGTCCCGCGGGACGCTGCGCGTGACCAGCCCTGACCCGAAGGTCGCGCCGCTGCTGGATCCGAACCTGTTGGCGGATGAGTATGACCTTGAAGCCCTCTGCGACGCGATCGAGCTGTGCCGTGAGATCGGTGCACAAGAGGCTCTGGCGCCCTATCGCAAGGGCGATTTCAACCCCTCCGGTCCGCTGACCACCCGGGATCAGGTGCGCGCCCATGCCCGGGCGATGGCCGGGACCTATCACCACCAGGCCGGCACCTGCCGGATGGGCACCGATGACCTCTCCGTGGTGGACCCACAGCTGCGCGTGCGCGGAGTTGCCGGGCTGCGCGTGGCCGACGCCTCGATCATGCCCGCCGTGCCCAGCGGCAACACCAACGCCCCCACGATCATGATCGGCGAGAAGGCCGCTGACCTGCTTCTGCTGAGCCGCTGAACCTCTCGATCCCGCCGACCGCACCACCAAGGAGAACACCATGACCGCCAGCACGCTGCTTGAACAGATCCAGTCCCCCCAGGGCCGAGAGATCCTCGACCCCGCCACCGGCGAACTCGTCGGCCGCACCCCGCAGACCTCCCCCGCAGAACTCAACGACGCCGTGGCCCGAGCCCACACCGCCCAGACCACCTGGGCCGCCCAGAGCCATGACCAACGCAGCCAGACCCTGCACGCCGCCGCCGACGCCATCGAAGCCCACGCCGAGGAACTCGCCGTGCTGCTCTCCCGAGAACAGGGCAAACCCCTCAACGGACCCAACGCCCGCTTCGAGGTCGGCGCCTGCGCCGCCTGGCTGCGCACCGCCGCCTCGATCCCCGTGGAACCCGAAGTCCTCCTCGATGATGAGACCGGCCACGCCGAGCTGCACTACCGCCCCCTGGGCGTGGTCGGCGCCATCGGACCCTGGAACTGGCCCATGATGATCTCCATCTGGCAGATCGCCCCGAGCCTGCGCATGGGCAACACCGTGGTGATCAAACCCTCCGAATACACCCCGCTGAGCGTGCTCGCCCTGGTCCACGTGCTCAACACCGCCCTGCCCGCCGACGTGCTCATCGCGGTCCCCGGCGACGGGTCCCTGGGCAAGGCGCTCACCGAGCACCCCGACATCGCCAAGATCATGTTCACCGGCTCGGTCACCACCGGCAAGGCCATCATCAAGACCGCCGCCGACACCATGAAGCGCATGACCATGGAGCTCGGCGGCAATGACGCCGGGATCGTGCTCGATGACGCTGACCCCAAGGCCATCGCAGAAGATCTCTTCTGGGGCGCGTTCATCAACACCGGACAGACCTGCGCGGCGCTGAAGCGGCTCTACGTGCCAGACTCGATCTATGACGAGGTCTGCCAGGCGCTGACCGAGGTCGCCGCGAAGATGCCCATGGGGATCGGGCTCGAGGAGCACAACGTGCTCGGGCCGCTGCAGAACGCGAAGCAGCGCGAGATCGTCGCGCGCCTGGTCGACGCGGCCACCGACTCCGGGGCCCGGGTGCTCATCGGAGCAGATCCCGATGATGCCGCTCCGGGCTTCTTCTATCCCACGACCCTGGTCGCTGACATTGATCCGCAGAACCCGCTGGTCACTGAGGAACAGTTCGGCCCGGCGCTGCCGATCATCCGTTACACCAGCCTGGATCAGGCCATCGCCTGGGCCAATGGTCTCGAGGTCGGGCTGGGCTCCTCGGTCTGGTCCTCTGATCCGAAGCGCGCCGCAGAAGTGGCCGCGAGGATGGAGGCCGGGACCACGTGGATCAATAAGCACGGAGCCATCGATCCACGGGTGCCCTTCGGGGGTGCGAAACAGTCAGGCTTCGGTCTGGAGTTCGGGCTGCAGGGACTCAAAGAGGTCGCCCAGCCACACGTGATCAGCAGCTGAGCGCGCCGATCACCCGATCACCCTGAGGCTGATCCGGCACTGCACGGGCGTCTCCGTCAGACGCAGACGCCCGTGCTTCGTCCCGTGAGGCGGTCGGTGAGTCGTCCCGTGGCGGGCAGTTCCGCTCCCCGGGCAAACTCCGCCCACAGCGCCCGGACCGCCCTTCCGGCTTCCTCGATCTCCTCCCAGGATGCCCCCTCCAGAAGCTCCAGCCCCTCGGTGCTCGCGCGGGTTCCGAAGAGCAGCGCCACATCGATCATGTGGGCCGCCCCGTAGAAGTTGCCAGGCGCAGCCCAGTCGACGACGAAGCTGTGCGCCCGGCCCCCGGAACGACGGTGCCGCCGGGCGAAGGAGCGAATGCCGGCGACATAGACCTGCCGGGTCGCGAGCCGACTCAGGAACGTGGTCACGAATGGTCCGAGCAGCGGAATCGCACGCACTCGCTGCACCGGAGGCGCGACCGGAATGAACAGCCTGGCCTCATCGGAGGTATGGGTCATCAGGATGTCGATGCGCGGTGCGACTGCCTTCCAGACGTCCTCAATCTGGGATTCATCGGGCAGCGGCCACGCTCCATACCGGACCCCGAAGGGCATGAGCCCCCGCAGCCCGAACGGGACGGCCGCCGCGCGCGCATCCTCCTGCAGACGCAGGACCTCTTGGATCGGAGCCTCTGCGGACACCGAGGAACCTGCAGCGGCCATGGCCGCCGACATCCTGCGACGGCCCCGTGAGATCCCCAACGGCGGGCTCTGCATGATCGCCCGGCGGAACAGCTCCGGCGCCTTCGGTGTGGCCATCAGATGAGCTGCGGCGTCACCGCCGGCGGACTGGCCGAAGACGGTGACCGCCTGCGGGTCACCGCCGAAGAAGCTGATGTTGCGCTGCACCCATTCCAGGGCGCAGAGCTGATCCAGCAGACCAAGGTTCGCGGTCCGCCCCTCGCCGTCGAGGTACCCGAAGGCTCCGAGCCGGTATGTCACGGACACGACGACGACGCCCTGCTCGGTCACCAGGGCGCTCGGATCGTAGATGGGCGCGTCCCCTGCACCCGTGATGTAGGACCCGCCGTGAATCCACACCATGACCGGCAGCAGCTCATCCTCCTGCTGCGCCCGGGGCATCGTGACTGTGAGATTCTGGCAGCGCTCATCCTGCGGGAGT
Encoded proteins:
- a CDS encoding aldehyde dehydrogenase family protein; amino-acid sequence: MTASTLLEQIQSPQGREILDPATGELVGRTPQTSPAELNDAVARAHTAQTTWAAQSHDQRSQTLHAAADAIEAHAEELAVLLSREQGKPLNGPNARFEVGACAAWLRTAASIPVEPEVLLDDETGHAELHYRPLGVVGAIGPWNWPMMISIWQIAPSLRMGNTVVIKPSEYTPLSVLALVHVLNTALPADVLIAVPGDGSLGKALTEHPDIAKIMFTGSVTTGKAIIKTAADTMKRMTMELGGNDAGIVLDDADPKAIAEDLFWGAFINTGQTCAALKRLYVPDSIYDEVCQALTEVAAKMPMGIGLEEHNVLGPLQNAKQREIVARLVDAATDSGARVLIGADPDDAAPGFFYPTTLVADIDPQNPLVTEEQFGPALPIIRYTSLDQAIAWANGLEVGLGSSVWSSDPKRAAEVAARMEAGTTWINKHGAIDPRVPFGGAKQSGFGLEFGLQGLKEVAQPHVISS
- a CDS encoding carboxylesterase family protein: MPSEPRFTPPCGPVIGRAVGSVVRASGIPYARSDRFQPPRPVDDWTDPYLAVDPAPACPQWRIRELEPVIGSQTGGLPQDERCQNLTVTMPRAQQEDELLPVMVWIHGGSYITGAGDAPIYDPSALVTEQGVVVVSVTYRLGAFGYLDGEGRTANLGLLDQLCALEWVQRNISFFGGDPQAVTVFGQSAGGDAAAHLMATPKAPELFRRAIMQSPPLGISRGRRRMSAAMAAAGSSVSAEAPIQEVLRLQEDARAAAVPFGLRGLMPFGVRYGAWPLPDESQIEDVWKAVAPRIDILMTHTSDEARLFIPVAPPVQRVRAIPLLGPFVTTFLSRLATRQVYVAGIRSFARRHRRSGGRAHSFVVDWAAPGNFYGAAHMIDVALLFGTRASTEGLELLEGASWEEIEEAGRAVRALWAEFARGAELPATGRLTDRLTGRSTGVCV